In the genome of Balearica regulorum gibbericeps isolate bBalReg1 chromosome 14, bBalReg1.pri, whole genome shotgun sequence, the window AACAGGCAGGTGGGGGGTGTGGGGCTGGGtaggggcaggcagggcaggattCGTATCCAAAGCAGGCAGAGATGTAGAGGGGTATTAGGGCAGGCAGCAGTATATGGGGCTGGgtagcaggcaggcagggacatATGGGGCTGGGGTAATGAGCAGGCAGTGGTTTATGAGGCTGAGGCAGTGATATAAGCGGGGATGTATGGCACGGGGGTAATGGCAAGCAGTCACTTATGGCGATGGGGTAACAGGAGTCAGCAGTGCTGGTGTGTGTGGGGCTGGGTggcacaggcaggacagagcTATGTGGGTGTGAGCAGCAGGGATGGATGGGGAAGAGCGAGGTGCTGGCTAAGTAGGGGTATGCGGGGCTGTGGtcatgggcaggcagggctgggatgtgtggggctggggtAAGGGGACACGCAGGGGGTGAggggcaggctgggctgtgtggggctggcagggtggggggcactGGCCTGCCAGGTCAAAGGCACCGCTTCAGTGTGGCCCCAGGCAGCAGCGTGCAGGGGGTGCTTGGCTGGGCTTTGACTGCAGAGGGtctgcccagctccctgcttGCTGTGGGTCCTGGGGTACCACATCCCCACGGCAGATATCTGGGGTGGCCCAGGGTGTGCTGCAGGGCACCCCATCCTGCTGTGCcctgagctggcagctctggcaggaCCCGGTCCCTGTTTTGGGGCATCTGCCCTCCAGTAGCCCCAGGCCcgaaggaaggagggagcaggCAGTTTGCCTGCCTAGGGCTGTGGttgtccttcctttcctcccctcctcccctcctcttcctgtGCCGGGGAGgctgcttctctcctccccGGGCGGCTGTGGCAGGGTTACATCTGATAGCATATGCCCTTTCCCAATTGCTGGCCTGGCCCCAGGGCAGTAGATTCATGGGAGGTGGGAGAGAAGCTGTAACTCCCCACCCTTACTCACTGCCCCAGGGCTGTGAGCCCCATGTCCtgcctctgccatgggcagccGTCCCGGTTGCAGATAACACCAGAGCCATGTTTGCTGGCAGCCCATGTCCCTTGCTCCTGGCTTTGGACTGAGCTTGCCCTAacactgctgcctgcccaggTACTGCTCCACCGGGCTGGCAGATGCTGTGTGGCCCCTCTCACCTCTCTTCTCTCCACCCCTGCAGGGCCCGGCTGTGTCGGATGGAGGTAAGGCTCCTCTTTGCTCTGGGACAGGAGGCCGGCATCATCttcaggggagggggaagcccTCAACCAGCCTGGTGCCAGGGGCAAggagccagcagagccaggtCCTGTGTCAGCACAGGCTGTGCCATGCGAGTGCATGGCTGGGCCCCCGCAGTGCTGGGCTGAGCCCTGTGCTGGAGACTTGCCATACCCCGCCATCCCTCCCGAACGGCCCCGTgtggcctgtccctcccttcTGGCTGCTCAGCTGACACCCTTGGGTGCTGGTGGCCAAGGGGCTTCCCGGGGCAAGCAGAACCTGGATACCAGCCAGCCCCGAGCTCTCTGAGggagtctgtctgtctgtccatctgtcTCATTGTGCACCAGATATCTTAGCCAGCCCATTCGCACatctctgtcctgctgcaggatCCTTCCAGCATGGGGTGCCAGGGGCTCCTGTTCCCATCTGCATACACAGGGTGTGTGCAATTGTTCCGTGTTTTGGAcaggaggagaggggcagggagcCTGGCAAAGCAGcaccctgcctcctcctctgctcccactgGCTTTGCCAGGAGAGCTTTGCTTCCATACCCTTACCTTCTCTTGCAAATGATGCTCTGCTCCCAATTGCTCACCAGCCAAACCAGTTCAAAAGCTGGGGTTTCCCCTGGGAACTTTGGTCTTTTTGACAGAGAGGGACTCCATTTGAATGCATGGTCACCTCGGGTTTCCCCGAGGGAGAGTTTCCTCAGGGTTGGGAGCCAGGGATGACACTTTCTGTGCCCTCCTGTTGCTGGGTTTGTACCTCGTCATGgccagagggatggagaagatAAGTTCAGGCACCTCTACCCATCCTCTGAACTTCCCTCCATGCCATGTGCACCCTGTGTCCCCTTCCACCCTactttccctccccagctgggTGCTTTCCCCATGCGTTGGCTTTGTTCCCCTGGGAGGTGAGTCACAAGTGGAGTCATGGTgacaccccagggaggggaggacGGCCAGCGCTGGCAGAGAGGGCTGTCACACCGGAAAGTGTCAGCTGTGGCATTACAGTGCTCAATCCGCCGAGGATGCCACTGTGATGCTCCTCACGTTCCCTACCTGAGGGCTTACCAGCTCTGATCGGGATGGGGTGGATGAACTCACTGCAGATATGGAGGGCTGAGGGCTCCTGGTAACAGGGAGAGACACTGGGGGACACCCAGGCAGCCAGAATTgaccctttttctctctcagagTTAAATGCCTCCAGGGCCCGTGGCAGCAACCACAGTGTGAACAGTCTGCCGGGACCACCAGCCGCCTGTGGCTCTTCACAGGGGTCTGTGGCCAGCTGGGCCGAGTCCTTCGAGACGCTGCTGCAGGACCCTGTGGCTGTCACCTACTTCACTGTGAGTGCCACAACCCAGAACTTGGTCCCTCTCCCATCTGCTGCTGGTAACTGGCTGTCCCACAGCTGCAGTGCAAGCCAGGCCAGCAGCTCTCTCTGCCCCACAGGAGTTCCTCAAGAAGGAGTTCAGTGCTGAAAACGTCTACTTCTGGCAGGCATGCGAGCACTTCCAGCAGATCCCGACCAGTGACACGCAGCAGGTACGAGCCTCCGCGTAACCACAGTGCGGCTGAGCCCAGGTCACGCAGCTGCTGGGAGGGCCGTGGGCAGAGGTGGAGGTGGTCATCATGCCTGCGAGTCCCAGAGCCCTGTAGTGGGATGCTGAGCAGGCTGGGGTCTCCTGCAGGAGGGACAAGGAGATGAGTCAACATGCATCTGAAAAGCCACAGCCCATGGAGCAGGACGTGCTTCTCCAGCCCGGGGTGGCCAGAGGGTGAAGAGTGCAGCTGGGAGAACAAAAGAAACCAGAGAGCTTGACAGGGGCTCAGGGGGACAGAGCCATGTGGCTGGGGGGGATGGTTCCTACCTTGGGCTGTATCTCCATGGAGAGACCAGCGTGTTGTGCTCAGAGCTTGGTGCTGGGTGGGGGCGGCTGGCTCCAATCCCATCCTGAAGCCCAGGTACCAAGCTGGTCCCAGGGGAGACTTGGCTGCTCAGGGCTCAGGTGGCTCCATGGGGTGAGCCGGGGGGTCCCCGCAGGGTAGCAGTGAGGAGGGGGCTCCTGATCCCAGCCTGACCACCCCGCTCCCCCAGCTGGCACAGGAGGCACGGCGTATCTACGATGAATTCCTCTCCAGCCACTCGGTCAGTCCCGTGAACATTGACAAGCAGGCCTGGATTGGGGAGGACATGCTGGCCACCCCCTCCCCGGACATGTTTCgcatccagcagctccaggtACGAGCAGCACCTGTGGTCTACCCCGCCCACGGGATGGGGGCTGCAGGACCACCCTGCGCATCACTCGGCATCACTGCTGTCGCTGTGGGGCTGTGCCACAGGGCGGTGGCCAGAGCGACCCCCTGGGCAGGGGTCTTAAGCACACACATCCTCCCTTTGCAGATCTTTAATCTGATGAAGTTTGACAGCTACACGCGCTTCGTGAAATCCCCACTCTACCAGGCCTGcttgcaggcagagagagaggggcagcccctgcccgaCCTGCGGCCCCACtcccgcagcagcagccccccgcCTGACCTCAGCAAGGTGAGTGGAGTGAAAAGGGGGGGGATGGGGACCTGTTCCTTTGCCTGAGAAAACAGTGCTGGGTCACTTCCCCGCTGCTTGGAGCAAACCCAGCCCCAGGCTGAGGACAGACAAGCACTCAGGGGACcggggaaagggagggagcaACCTCAGATGTCCCCATGCTGAGATGCTTTTCAGTTCACCCAGAAGTCGAAGCTGAAGCTGGGCAAGTCCCTGCCGCTGGGCGTGGAGACAGCAGGCAGTGGTGCCAACCGCAGCCCCCGCCGGTCCTTCAGGAAGGGAGAGCGGCGGGAGCCATCCTGGGCAGGTAGGTGCTGGAgcggggcagaggggctgcgCCACTCCCGAAGGGTGCCCACGGTCCCCACCACTGTCCCTCTGTCTGTCCTAGAAGGGGGAGAAGGCAGCGGGAGCGCCATGCTGTGGCGGGAGTCCCAGGGCTCGCTCAACTCCTCGGCCAGTCTGGACCTGGGCTTCCTGTCCTCggccagcactgctgccagcccctggaCAGAGGTGAGTCTCCAGAGAGAGTTGCTGCGCCAGTCCCACGGCATCACACTGCCACCAGCCCGGCTCATCCCGCCATGTCCCTCCCGCAGGGCCATCGGAAGAGCCTGGGGGGCAGCGAGGCAGATCTGCCGGCCAAGGCCATGAAGTACTGCTGCGTGTACCTGCCCGACGGCACGGCCTCGCTGACCTCCATCCGGCCTGGCCACTCCATCCGTGACATGCTGGTGGGGATATGCGAGAAGCGCGGCTTCAGCCTCCCTGACATCAAGGTCTACCTGGTGGGGAATGAGCAGGTAGGGTGGGCAGGCGGGAGAGGGGGTTCCTGCCAGCTGGACCATCCCCGTGCTGTACCATGCGCCGTTCTGTCGGTCGTGCAGTTTCCTGATGGTTTGGCTCTTGCAGAAAGCACTGGTGCTGGACCAGGAGTGCTCCGTGTTGGCTGACCAGGAGGTGAAGCTGGAGAACAGGATAAGCTTTGAGTGAGTGAGAGCCTTGGGGCTGATGCCATTGCCCACATACGTTTGGTCCGCATCATGCATGGCACCCTGACCTCGCTGCACCCAACCCCATGAGGAGTCCCAAACACCCtggctcagcccctgcctgtcctgcctgcctgtgcctgcctgcagacagcctcttcttcccctccacAGGCTGGAAATCTCCTCCCTCAATAAGACCATCCGCATCACGGCAAAGTCAACCAAGCGCATCCGGGAAGCGCTGCAGCCCGTGCTGGGGAAGTATGGCGTGAGCATGGAGCTGGCACTGCTGCGGCGGGTGAGGGCTTGCGCCTCGGTGGGCATGGTCCCAGCATCCTGTGGATGGGATACTCTGGTGGTGGGGACCCTGGGTTTGGAGCTCGGACCAGGGGCTGCCAGCAGTCGTGGGGAGCAGCGGTCCATGCCAGGGGCAGCCTGTGTGCTTGTGGAGAGTCACTGGTGTTTGAGATGCGCCGTGTCACCACGctgtgggctgggagggagcgGTGGGtgtgctctgtgctgtgcagcCCATGACCCGGCAGGGTCTGACCGGGGAGCACAGGTCCTCAGCCTGGCTGCCTTTGCCGTGCCGCAGCAAGTGTGACACTGGCTGGCTGTTCCATTGCAGCAAGGTGAGCCGGCCGCCGTGGATCTGGAGAAGCTGGTCAGCACGGTGGCTGCTCAGAAACTTGTCCTGGAAACGCCAGCAGGTAGTGTCCTTCCCTCCAAGCCATGGCCCCCCACCAGGCCACGGCCCCCCCACAGGGCGCTCCCAGGGccaggctgctttctgctggccATGGCTCCTGCTTCCTGGGATGGGCTGCAGCCTGTCAGCAGCCTGGCCAGGACCGGGGCGCTGGCACGGGGCACTGAGCATCACTTACCTTGCAGAAATGCAAGTGAAGGAGAGCGCCGAGGCCacggccgccccctccccgctccggAGTGAGGTGAGCTCTAGATCCCACCACCCCAGTCAGAGATGCCCCCACGGCTGCTGCCACGGTCCGTGGGAAGGTGTCAGGTGTGCCCCACTGCGAGCCTGCAcgtgctgtggggctgggcagcgggTGCCGAGGCAGGAGCTAGGCTGCAGGAGGGCAATGAGGATGTGGGCTGGGGAAGCGCTGCCTCCTTGCCTCGTTGCTGAGGCCTGGGCTGCTCATCACAGGAGGGAAGCCCGACAGGAGCAGAGCCTGACACACTGTGGGAGAtgccctcctccttctcccgGCCCCGGTCTTCAGCTGCCACGAACCTGAACCGCCGCACGTACGACCTGGAAGGTGAGACCTGGAGTGTCTGAAACCCAGGGCAAAACAGGGGTGAGGGATGCAGGGCCCCTGGTGTGCTGGGGATGGGTGCAGAGTCCTGTGAAACTGGGCATGGGCTATGGGGGACTTGGGGTCCCCCGGTGTGCTGGGGATGGGTGCAgggtcccatgggtgctggCATGGAGCAGGGAGAAGGTGCAGGTGCTGTGCCTGGGACATGTTCAGGGTCATGTCAGGTGGAGAGGGCAGCCGAGGCATTAGGACAGGAGCCTGAGCGCCGGGCTCAAGTGCGTGACCTGCCTTTCCCCCAGGGCTGGTGGAGCTGCTGAACCGTGCCCAGAGCTGCCGGGCCAACGACCAGCGTGGGCTGCTCTCCAAGGAGGACCTGGTCCTGCCTGacttcctccagctccctggGCAGGATGACAGTGCCTGCGAGGGGTCGGATCAGCCCCACACCCCTCACTCAGGCTCCAAGGGAAATGGCCATCCTCAGCCCGCAGAGCCTGCGCCGGCTCAGCCACCGGTCGACCGCGAGCTCCGATGAGTCCTACTGCACATCTGCACCTGGCGCATGGTACCCCCGGGCCATGCTGGGGTTCAACGTGGGGCCCgaccagcccctgccctgcgcCGCCGACACTGCCTGGACCGCAGATTCATCTACGTCCTGTCCCAAACTGTCGTGTCGTGTTGCTGTGAGTGGTTGAGCCGCTGCCATGCCCCTCGGTGAGGTCACATCCTGGTGCACGTCAAGGGAGTCCTGTACATAGTTTGAATCCCCattgcaaagcactttgcaacATCCCACGCATGCCTGGCACTGTCCTGCCCAGTGCCTCTGCCTGCGGCAGAGCTGCCGCCCTGGCAAA includes:
- the RGS14 gene encoding LOW QUALITY PROTEIN: regulator of G-protein signaling 14 (The sequence of the model RefSeq protein was modified relative to this genomic sequence to represent the inferred CDS: deleted 2 bases in 1 codon); the protein is MATLPVAAESGSAEERRAGPGRASRAAGRGCCGAAGRAGSELGCRAVPGMQGKAKLLLVHNGRMGPAVSDGELNASRARGSNHSVNSLPGPPAACGSSQGSVASWAESFETLLQDPVAVTYFTEFLKKEFSAENVYFWQACEHFQQIPTSDTQQLAQEARRIYDEFLSSHSVSPVNIDKQAWIGEDMLATPSPDMFRIQQLQIFNLMKFDSYTRFVKSPLYQACLQAEREGQPLPDLRPHSRSSSPPPDLSKKSKLKLGKSLPLGVETAGSGANRSPRRSFRKGERREPSWAEGGEGSGSAMLWRESQGSLNSSASLDLGFLSSASTAASPWTEGHRKSLGGSEADLPAKAMKYCCVYLPDGTASLTSIRPGHSIRDMLVGICEKRGFSLPDIKVYLVGNEQKALVLDQECSVLADQEVKLENRISFELEISSLNKTIRITAKSTKRIREALQPVLGKYGVSMELALLRRQGEPAAVDLEKLVSTVAAQKLVLETPAEMQVKESAEATAAPSPLRSEEGSPTGAEPDTLWEMPSSFSRPRSSAATNLNRRTYDLEGLVELLNRAQSCRANDQRGLLSKEDLVLPDFLQLPGQDDSACEGSDQPHTPHSGSKGNGHPQPAEPAPAQPPVDRELR